From a region of the bacterium genome:
- the gap gene encoding type I glyceraldehyde-3-phosphate dehydrogenase produces MAIRIAINGFGRIGRLVYRGLYKDARFDVVVVNDITDAKTLAHLLKYDTTHGRFPDKVELMEGGFKVAGKDELKVLAEKDPTKLPWKAMKIDIVVESTGAKSFRDRKGIQQHVDAGAKKVLLTVPSKDEIDATIVFGVNDHEIKPEHKLVSNASCTTNCVAPMAKILYDNFGLEYGFMTTVHAFTNDQNVLDAPHSDLRRARTAADSIIPTTTGAARTVGKIIKELKGKLDGCALRVPVIDGSITDLVALVQKDVTVEAVNAAFKKAADGPMKGVLEYTEDEIVSSDIIGNPHSCIFDSKSTMTLGPRLVKIFGWYDNEWGYSMRCVDLLHKMQAGL; encoded by the coding sequence ATGGCCATTCGCATTGCCATCAACGGATTCGGCCGCATCGGGCGGCTGGTGTATCGCGGATTGTATAAAGACGCGCGCTTCGACGTGGTGGTGGTGAACGACATCACCGACGCGAAGACTCTGGCGCACCTGCTGAAATACGACACGACCCACGGCCGCTTCCCCGACAAAGTGGAACTGATGGAAGGCGGTTTCAAGGTGGCGGGCAAGGACGAATTGAAAGTGCTGGCCGAGAAGGACCCGACCAAACTGCCGTGGAAAGCGATGAAGATTGACATCGTGGTCGAGTCCACCGGAGCCAAGTCCTTCCGCGACCGCAAAGGGATTCAGCAACACGTTGACGCGGGCGCGAAGAAAGTGCTCTTGACAGTGCCCTCGAAGGACGAAATTGACGCGACCATCGTGTTCGGCGTCAACGATCACGAGATCAAGCCCGAGCACAAACTGGTTTCCAACGCCTCGTGCACGACCAATTGCGTGGCTCCGATGGCCAAGATTCTGTATGACAACTTCGGCCTCGAGTATGGTTTCATGACCACCGTTCACGCCTTTACGAACGATCAGAACGTGCTCGACGCGCCCCATTCCGATCTGCGCCGCGCCCGCACCGCCGCCGACAGCATCATTCCCACCACCACCGGCGCGGCCCGTACGGTGGGCAAGATCATCAAGGAACTCAAGGGCAAGCTCGACGGCTGCGCGCTGCGCGTGCCGGTGATTGACGGCTCGATCACCGACCTCGTGGCGCTCGTGCAGAAGGATGTGACCGTCGAGGCCGTGAACGCCGCCTTCAAGAAGGCGGCCGACGGCCCGATGAAGGGCGTGCTGGAGTACACGGAAGACGAGATCGTTTCCAGCGACATCATCGGCAATCCGCATTCGTGCATTTTCGATTCGAAGAGCACGATGACGCTCGGCCCCCGCCTGGTGAAAATCTTCGGCTGGTACGACAACGAGTGGGGCTACTCGATGCGCTGCGTGGACCTGCTTCATAAGATGCAAGCCGGACTGTAA
- a CDS encoding DUF1232 domain-containing protein has translation MNEPDQTRLGSGELLAGALAGVGLEDTPQNRERYRFLSYQIEKQFNNLRVSATETEVLRALKDGEEHIRSLLQSAKTFEASVGRRAAVLLRLLQDVRKGEFDAPWSTVSAVTAALCYLLSEADVVPDALPVVGMFDDLLVVLLCAVLIRPDLERYAKEKAINLHEIGL, from the coding sequence ATGAACGAGCCGGATCAGACGAGACTGGGCAGCGGGGAACTGCTGGCCGGAGCGCTGGCGGGCGTGGGACTCGAAGATACTCCCCAGAACCGCGAGCGCTACCGCTTCCTTTCCTACCAGATCGAAAAGCAGTTCAACAACCTGCGCGTGAGTGCCACCGAGACGGAGGTCCTCCGCGCGCTGAAGGACGGCGAGGAGCATATTCGCAGTCTCCTCCAGTCGGCTAAAACCTTCGAGGCCAGTGTGGGACGGCGCGCGGCGGTCCTGTTGCGCTTGCTTCAGGACGTCCGCAAGGGCGAGTTTGATGCCCCGTGGTCCACGGTCAGCGCCGTGACGGCGGCTCTCTGCTATCTGTTGAGTGAGGCCGACGTGGTGCCGGATGCGCTTCCCGTGGTGGGCATGTTCGATGATCTGCTGGTCGTTCTCTTGTGCGCAGTGCTCATCCGTCCCGATCTCGAACGTTATGCGAAGGAGAAGGCAATCAACCTTCACGAAATCGGATTGTAG
- a CDS encoding DUF1232 domain-containing protein, which translates to MIAQNIEDRFAQSIKRITANDIAYVIGTRGDRCIRWFQKTTPEWAQALVPQLKLLLAMLRDTMAGKFDLSWKDMAAVTSTFLYIGNPFDVLPNTLPEVGHLDDALVVALCVSTVRKDLRRYAHGKGLELDELEIAVTPASSGSA; encoded by the coding sequence GTGATTGCGCAGAATATCGAAGATCGCTTTGCGCAGTCCATCAAACGCATCACCGCCAATGATATTGCCTATGTGATCGGAACGCGCGGCGACCGCTGCATTCGCTGGTTCCAGAAGACTACTCCCGAGTGGGCGCAGGCTCTGGTGCCGCAACTCAAGCTACTGCTGGCGATGCTCCGCGACACGATGGCCGGCAAGTTCGATCTTTCGTGGAAGGACATGGCCGCCGTCACGTCCACGTTCTTATATATCGGAAATCCGTTCGACGTGCTTCCCAACACGCTTCCCGAAGTGGGGCACCTCGATGATGCACTGGTGGTCGCCCTCTGCGTGTCCACGGTTCGCAAGGATCTGCGACGGTACGCGCACGGCAAAGGTTTGGAACTGGATGAACTCGAAATCGCGGTAACACCGGCGTCTTCCGGATCGGCATAA
- a CDS encoding ORF6N domain-containing protein yields the protein MHQIIPVERIENRIIVLRGERVMLDRDLAELYGVPTRTLNQAVTRNSDRFPPDFMFVLTEEEFENLRSQIVIANWGMVRFPPRAFTEQGVAMLSSVLRSKQAVQVNILIMRAFVKMREMLASHKELSRKLNDLEQKYDAQFRVVFDAIRQLMEPPPAAKKEFGFQMGKAKNGATRTKARKKS from the coding sequence ATGCACCAGATCATTCCAGTTGAGCGCATAGAAAACCGAATTATCGTCCTGCGCGGCGAGAGAGTGATGCTTGACCGGGACTTGGCGGAACTGTATGGCGTTCCTACAAGGACTCTAAACCAAGCTGTAACAAGGAATTCTGACCGGTTTCCTCCGGATTTTATGTTTGTCCTGACCGAGGAGGAGTTCGAGAATTTGCGATCACAAATTGTGATCGCAAATTGGGGCATGGTGCGTTTTCCTCCCCGCGCCTTCACCGAACAGGGCGTGGCGATGCTGTCGAGCGTGTTGCGCAGTAAGCAGGCGGTGCAGGTAAACATTCTCATCATGCGGGCGTTCGTGAAAATGCGCGAGATGCTCGCCTCCCATAAGGAACTCTCTCGCAAACTGAATGATCTGGAACAGAAATACGACGCGCAGTTCAGAGTTGTGTTCGATGCCATCCGCCAGCTCATGGAACCGCCGCCCGCCGCCAAGAAGGAATTCGGCTTTCAGATGGGAAAAGCCAAGAACGGAGCGACGAGGACGAAAGCTCGGAAGAAATCCTGA
- a CDS encoding phosphoglycerate kinase encodes MNKLTLDDVDLSGKRVLVRVDFNVPLDEGKVTDDTRIRESLPTIKKIIAAGGKCILMSHLGRPKGKRAMEYSLNPAAKRLSELIKQPVIMAPDCIGDEVERVLKKMEPGQVMMLENVRFYAEEEKNDPDFAQKLARLGDVYVNDAFGSAHRAHASTEGVTQFIKPAVAGYLMQKELKYLGQALKSPARPFVAVLGGSKISGKIDVIEHLFGKVDTILIGGGMAYTFFKAQGLEIGESIVEMDKVDLAHALLKRAEESQTKLVLPPDSRVAEELKSDVATEIRKNDALHETDTAGDIGPESEKLYAEIIRKAKTVVWNGPMGVFEIDEFAAGTKAVALALADATKAGAVTVVGGGDSAAAVKKFGLENQVSHVSTGGGASLEFLEGRVLPGVAALTDK; translated from the coding sequence ATGAACAAACTCACTCTCGACGACGTTGACCTGAGCGGCAAGCGCGTACTCGTGCGCGTGGACTTCAATGTGCCGCTCGATGAAGGCAAGGTCACGGACGACACGCGCATTCGCGAAAGCCTGCCCACGATCAAGAAAATCATCGCGGCGGGCGGCAAGTGCATCCTCATGAGCCACCTCGGCCGGCCCAAGGGCAAGCGGGCGATGGAGTACAGCCTGAATCCCGCCGCGAAACGGCTCTCGGAACTCATCAAACAGCCCGTCATCATGGCTCCCGACTGCATCGGCGATGAAGTCGAGCGCGTGTTGAAAAAAATGGAGCCGGGGCAGGTGATGATGCTCGAAAACGTGCGCTTCTATGCCGAAGAGGAGAAGAACGATCCCGACTTCGCGCAGAAGCTCGCACGCTTGGGAGACGTGTACGTCAACGACGCCTTCGGCAGCGCCCACCGCGCCCACGCCTCGACGGAAGGAGTCACGCAGTTCATCAAGCCCGCCGTGGCCGGATACCTGATGCAGAAAGAGCTCAAGTATCTCGGACAAGCATTGAAGAGCCCCGCGCGGCCGTTCGTGGCGGTCTTGGGCGGATCGAAAATCTCGGGCAAAATTGACGTCATCGAGCATCTCTTCGGCAAGGTGGATACGATTCTCATTGGCGGCGGCATGGCCTACACGTTCTTCAAGGCGCAGGGTCTGGAAATCGGCGAGTCCATCGTGGAAATGGACAAAGTGGACCTCGCGCACGCGCTCTTGAAACGCGCCGAAGAGAGCCAGACCAAGCTCGTCCTCCCGCCCGATTCGCGGGTGGCCGAAGAACTGAAGAGCGACGTGGCTACGGAAATCCGCAAGAACGACGCGCTCCATGAAACCGACACCGCCGGTGACATCGGTCCTGAATCCGAGAAGCTATACGCGGAAATCATTCGCAAGGCCAAGACGGTGGTCTGGAACGGGCCGATGGGAGTCTTCGAGATTGACGAGTTCGCCGCCGGAACCAAAGCCGTCGCTCTTGCCCTCGCGGATGCAACCAAAGCTGGAGCGGTGACGGTGGTCGGCGGCGGCGATTCGGCGGCGGCGGTCAAGAAATTCGGCCTCGAAAATCAGGTCTCCCACGTCTCGACCGGCGGCGGGGCCAGCCTCGAATTCCTCGAGGGCAGGGTCCTCCCCGGTGTAGCGGCGCTGACCGACAAGTAA
- the tpiA gene encoding triose-phosphate isomerase encodes MILAANWKMHKSAEEATQFIKAYCLGLEEWVIPTVILAPFTALHAVGEACRATGVPRQRLAWGAQNMYFEVSGAFTGEIAAPMLLEHGCRYVLCGHSERRHVFGESDELIGKKMARAIEAGMTPIFCVGETLPEREEGNLETVLIRQIEGGLSGVKEVDLGKVVVAYEPVWAIGTGVVATPEQAQEAHALVRQKLAARFGHAGKKVPILYGGSVKPDNIFSLASLPDIDGALVGGASLKVESLLALHDECVKAAKEKKEA; translated from the coding sequence ATGATACTTGCAGCCAACTGGAAAATGCACAAGTCGGCCGAGGAGGCCACTCAGTTCATCAAGGCCTATTGCCTCGGCTTGGAAGAGTGGGTCATTCCCACAGTGATTCTGGCCCCCTTCACGGCCCTTCATGCGGTCGGTGAGGCTTGCCGGGCCACCGGAGTCCCGCGCCAGAGACTTGCATGGGGCGCTCAAAATATGTATTTTGAGGTTTCTGGAGCCTTTACGGGCGAGATCGCCGCTCCCATGCTGCTCGAACACGGCTGCCGCTATGTTCTTTGTGGACATAGCGAGCGGCGGCACGTCTTCGGCGAGTCCGATGAGCTGATCGGTAAAAAAATGGCTCGCGCGATCGAGGCGGGGATGACGCCGATTTTCTGCGTCGGCGAAACCCTCCCCGAACGCGAGGAGGGCAATCTCGAAACGGTGCTGATCCGTCAAATCGAGGGCGGCCTTTCCGGAGTGAAGGAGGTAGACCTCGGCAAGGTGGTCGTAGCCTATGAACCGGTGTGGGCCATCGGAACGGGAGTCGTAGCCACCCCCGAACAGGCTCAGGAAGCGCACGCTCTCGTCCGCCAGAAGCTGGCCGCTCGATTCGGCCACGCCGGAAAGAAAGTGCCGATCCTCTATGGCGGCAGCGTCAAGCCCGACAACATCTTTTCGCTGGCTTCGCTGCCCGACATTGATGGAGCGCTGGTCGGCGGAGCCAGCCTGAAAGTGGAAAGCCTGCTGGCGCTGCACGACGAGTGCGTGAAGGCGGCCAAGGAGAAAAAGGAAGCGTAG